In a genomic window of Glycine max cultivar Williams 82 chromosome 13, Glycine_max_v4.0, whole genome shotgun sequence:
- the LOC102662069 gene encoding putative golgin subfamily A member 6-like protein 3 translates to MASSNNNIQAISRSRKHQNSAVTIALGRRRGTHKKHSGGGDGNCSSPVVNSWEGGSKKSEVSARKLAAGLWQMQYIQVSRDHHAAAFGHSSFPSSMSQLANGNAKIRFPHYDKPGEKFQETKDQLKRPITILRSRNGLRSELESSMPHLNGSKEMATEWSPTLNEASNEFIMIHSRKLLEDKKLVGDHNSVVSTLLEELLQAQRSINKLKAEQKTIQKNVEHFLQNLKDDKIFLKSKEHHKIKATIGELKGKLERERRSRERMELLNTKLVHELAEANLLRKQFMTNCEKEKKERELMEEMCEELAMQIGEDKAKLTVILSESKRICEEVEEERNMMQMAELWREERVQMKLVDAQFVLEDKYNRLVQLAASLERFLISRGAELDTTELEDAELIKQEVESLNIQRVMELSFDV, encoded by the exons atggCATCAAGCAACAACAACATTCAGGCAATATCTCGCAGCCGAAAACATCAAAACTCAGCCGTGACGATCGCCCTTGGCCGCAGGAGGGGGACCCACAAGAAACACTCTGGTGGTGGTGATGGCAATTGCAGTTCCCCAGTTGTGAATTCTTGGGAAGGTGGTTCCAAGAAAAGTGAGGTTTCTGCGAGGAAGCTCGCTGCTGGGTTGTGGCAGATGCAGTATATTCAAGTCTCAAGGGATCATCATGCTGCTGCTTTTGGACACAGCTCCTTTCCTTCCTCCATGTCCCAG CTGGCTAATGGAAATGCAAAGATCAGGTTTCCCCATTATGACAAACCTGGTGAAAAGTTTCAAGAGACCAAGGATCAGCTAAAGAGGCCAATAACCATCTTGCGTTCAAGAAACGGACTTCGATCTGAG CTTGAATCTTCTATGCCACATCTCAATGGTTCAAAAGAAATGGCCACAGAATGGAGCCCTACTCTCAATGAAGCATCCAATGAGTTCATCATGATCCATAGCAGGAAGCTTCTCGAAGACAAAAAATTAGTAGGTGACCATAACTCTGTTGTCTCCACTTTGCTAGAAGAACTCCTtcaagctcaaagatccatcaataaactCAAAGCAGAGCAAAAGACCATCCAGAAAAACGTTGAACATTTTTTGCAGAATCTCAAAGATGACAAAATCTTTTTGAAGAGCAAGGAACACCACAAGATTAAAGCAACAATAGGTGAATTAAAGGGTAAGTTGGAAAGGGAAAGAAGAAGTAGAGAGAGGATGGAGTTACTTAACACCAAATTGGTGCATGAACTAGCTGAAGCCAACTTATTAAGGAAGCAGTTTATGACAAACTgcgagaaagagaagaaagagagagaactaATGGAGGAAATGTGCGAAGAACTAGCCATGCAAATAGGAGAAGACAAGGCTAAGCTTACAGTAATACTAAGTGAGTCCAAGAGAATTTGCGAGGAAGTGGAAGAAGAGAGGAACATGATGCAAATGGCTGAACTTTGGCGCGAAGAACGCGTGCAAATGAAGCTTGTTGATGCACAATTTGTTCTTGAAGACAAGTATAACCGGTTGGTGCAACTTGCTGCTTCTCTTGAAAGGTTCTTGATATCAAGGGGTGCTGAACTTGACACTACGGAACTAGAGGATGCTGAGTTGATCAAACAAGAAGTTGAATCATTGAATATTCAA